The Papaver somniferum cultivar HN1 chromosome 3, ASM357369v1, whole genome shotgun sequence genome includes a region encoding these proteins:
- the LOC113359785 gene encoding uncharacterized protein LOC113359785, whose amino-acid sequence MELKGTMNNNSMLLIDFSNAFNMVDRTTLLQEVRSHCPAIAQWVEFCYAKPARLYYNDFILSSGKGVQQGDPLGPLLFALTLHPVVLSIASKCKLDLNAWYLDYGTIIDDTLEVSKALAIIQSEGVRRGLHLNITKTELFWPTPDPRSLIPGVFPDNIGRPSTDVKLLGGPVSLDLQFSKEMVMRRVTKTINLMSVVKKLKDPQSELLLLHNCTGVSRLYFTMSTTNPLALQQAMTHFDDHLFQYLRQLITADGAGFGPLQYRIATLPIKDGGLGVYTMQDTSNYCYLDSQFQTRAIQNVILKDTSTTSSSPTYQQALEAHIQVCGLTSSSHSFDDISPQSMHSLAVLYFEAV is encoded by the coding sequence ATGGAGTTAAAAGGTACAATGAACAATAATTCTATGTTACTCATCGActtctcgaatgcatttaacaTGGTAGATCGTACAACACTACTCCAAGAGGTCAGATCACATTGTCCTGCAATTGCTCAGTGGGTCGAATTTTGTTATGCTAAACCGGCTCGGCTATACTATAATGATTTCATCCTATCCTCGGGTAAGGGAGTGCAGCAAGGTGACCCCCTTGGTCCCTTGCTCTTCGCGCTTACTCTTCATCCTGTTGTATTGAGCATCGCCTCCAAGTGCAAGTTAGACTTAAATGCGTGGTACCTCGACTACGGCACCATTATTGATGATACGTTGGAAGTCTCCAAGGCCTTGGCTATAATTCAATCTGAAGGTGTCCGCAGGGGTCTGCACCTCAACATCACCAAAACCGAGTTATTTTGGCCTACACCAGATCCACGGAGTTTAATTCCAGGCGTTTTTCCGGACAACATTGGCCGACCCTCAACCGATGTCAAGCTCTTAGGTGGTCCGGTCAGCCTAGATTTACAGTTTAGCAAGGAAATGGTGATGCGGAGAGttactaaaaccatcaatctcatGTCAGTCGTCAAGAAGCTCAAGGATCCGCAAAGCGAACTATTATTATTGCACAATTGCACTGGGGTCTCAAGATTATACTTTACTATGAGCACAACAAACCCCTTAGCATTGCAGCAAGCTATGACTCACTTTGACGATCATCTCTTTCAATATTTGCGACAACTTATTACTGCAGACGGGGCAGGTTTTGGTCCATTGCAATACCGCATCGCTACCCTTCCAATCAAAGACGGAGGTCTTGGCGTGTATACGATGCAGGACACCAGCAATTACTGCTACTTGGATTCACAGTTTCAAACTCGGGCTATACAAAACGTCATACTGAAGGACACCTCTACTACCAGCTCAAGCCCAACATACCAGCAAGCCTTAGAAGCCCACATCCAAGTTTGTGGTCTTACCTCTTCCTCACATAGCTTTGACGATATATCCCCTCAATCTATGCACTCTCTGGCTGTTTTATACTTCGAAGCAGTTTAG